One Elaeis guineensis isolate ETL-2024a chromosome 10, EG11, whole genome shotgun sequence genomic window carries:
- the LOC105053338 gene encoding membrane protein PM19L-like: MATGTAGRGFLRPLLFINFIMYITILGLAGWSLDKLIDGESHRHLGGRNTSTGYLVIFSLMTGAVGACSVLAGLLHTRAWRSDSLASAISSALVSWALTALSFGLACKHINLGNRGRHLRTLEAFIIILTFTQLLYLILLHAGIISSRYGPGYRNYGTDYGAMSHEAQKDSTTTEPPDA, from the exons atggCAACGGGAACGGCTGGTAGAGGCTTCCTCAGGCCTCTTCTCTTCATCAACTTCATCATGTACATCACCATCCTTGGCCTTGCCGGATGGTCTCTTGATAAGCTCATCGACGGCGAGAGCCACCGAC atTTAGGAGGTAGGAATACGTCGACGGGCTACTTGGTGATCTTCTCATTGATGACTGGAGCGGTGGGCGCATGCTCCGTGCTGGCAGGGCTGCTGCATACGAGGGCGTGGCGGAGTGACAGCTTGGCCAGTGCAATCTCTTCTGCTTTGGTTTCTTGGGCTCTCACGGCCCTTTCATTCGG TCTTGCATGCAAGCATATCAATCTCGGAAACCGAGGGAGGCATTTG AGGACTTTGGAAGCTTTTATCATAATCTTGACATTCACACAGCTGCTATACCTGATCCTGCTACATGCTGGCATCATAAGCAGCAGATATGGCCCTGGTTACAGGAACTATGGCACTGACTATGGAGCAATGTCTCATGAAGCACAGAAGGATTCAACAACCACAGAACCTCCAGATGCCTAA